From Mya arenaria isolate MELC-2E11 chromosome 1, ASM2691426v1, a single genomic window includes:
- the LOC128226114 gene encoding M-phase inducer phosphatase 1-like: MSLRLRLFDDVISGFGHDCEASPVEFEAMLTPRGSGNNAFCRGDNHGQGTPLSIEIPAKPMMRRRTAFDVRRGLFSGKRSADVDLNISPVQAVKKAKDVSCITLKSNEWLTNGIISAVETLEIRNDMIADGSRGYTLSTISGKHHDLTTISPEVMADVICGRFNDVIGNVTIVDCRYPYEFEGGHIRGAVNLYTKDEVNSLLQKPVADDNRYVLIFHCEFSSERGPKMYRFLRAQDRMLNNDSYPRLNFPEVYLLQGEYKAFFNKYQDLCDPISYKPMLHENHSADLRHFRVKSKSWTGDDGNQKTSRRHRSRLGRHLSF; encoded by the exons ATGTCGCTCAG ATTGAGACTGTTcgatgacgtcatttccggatTCGGTCACGACTGCGAAGCTTCCCCTGTTGAATTCGAGGCAATGTTGACGCCTAGAGGATCAGGGAACAATGCTTTCTGCAGGGGAGACAATCATGGACAAGGCACGCCTTTGTCG ATTGAAATTCCTGCAAAACCGATGATGCGACGTCGTACTGCGTTTGACGTCAGACGCGGTCTCTTTTCCGGAAAGCGCTCTGCTGATGTAGACCTAAACATATCACCAGTACAAGCAGTCAAAAAGGCAAAAGATGTTTCGTGCATAACTCTCAAATCCAACGAATGGTTAACAAACGGGATCATCAGCGCAGTCGAAACGCTTGAAATCAGAAATGACATGATCGCTGACGGGTCAAGGGGATACACACTTTCGACCATTTCCGGAAAGCACCACGACCTTACGACCATCTCCCCGGAAGTGATGGCTGACGTCATTTGTGGACGTTTCAATGACGTCATTGGTAACGTCACCATTGTCGATTGCCGGTACCCGTACGAGTTCGAGGGCGGGCACATCAGAGGGGCTGTTAACTTGTACACGAAAGATGAGGTCAACAGCTTGCTTCAGAAACCTGTAGCTGACGACAATCGTTACGTGCTGATCTTCCACTGTGAATTCTCATCAGAAAGAGGGCCTAAAAT GTACCGGTTCCTGCGCGCGCAAGACCGGATGTTGAACAACGACAGTTACCCTCGACTCAACTTCCCGGAAGTGTACCTTCTCCAAGGCGAATACAAGGCCTTCTTCAACAAGTATCAG GACTTATGTGATCCGATCAGCTACAAACCCATGTTGCATGAGAACCACTCGGCCGATCTACGTCACTTCCGGGTGAAGTCTAAATCCTGGACAGGAGATGACGGCAATCAGAAGACAAGTAGACGCCACCGCAGTCGTCTAGGCCGCCATCTTAGTTTCTGA
- the LOC128226122 gene encoding M-phase inducer phosphatase 1-like gives MSLRLRLFDDVISGFGHDCEASPVELEAMLTPRGSGNNAFCRGDNHGQGTPLSIEIPAKPMMRRRTAFDVRRGLFSGKRSADVDLNISPVQAVKKTKDVSCITLKSNEWLTNGIISAVETLEIRNDMIADGSRGYTLSTISGKHHDLTTISPEVMADVICGRFNDVIGNVTIVDYRSPYEFEGGHIRGAVNLYTKDEVNSLLQKPVADDNRYVLIFHCEFSSERGPKMYRFLRAQDRMLNNDSYPRLNFPEVYLLQGGYKAFFNKYQDLCDPISYKPMLHENHSADLRHFRVKSKSWTGDDGNQKTSRRHRSRLGRHLSF, from the exons ATGTCGCTCAG ATTGAGACTGTTcgatgacgtcatttccggatTCGGTCACGACTGCGAAGCTTCCCCTGTTGAACTCGAGGCAATGTTGACGCCTAGAGGATCAGGGAACAATGCTTTCTGCAGGGGAGACAATCATGGACAAGGCACGCCTTTGTCG ATTGAAATTCCTGCAAAACCGATGATGCGACGTCGTACTGCGTTTGACGTCAGACGCGGTCTCTTTTCCGGAAAGCGCTCTGCTGATGTAGACCTAAACATATCACCAGTACAAGCAGTCAAAAAGACAAAAGATGTTTCGTGCATAACTCTCAAATCCAACGAATGGTTAACAAACGGGATCATCAGCGCAGTCGAAACGCTTGAAATCAGAAATGACATGATCGCTGACGGGTCAAGGGGATACACACTTTCGACCATTTCCGGAAAGCACCACGACCTTACGACCATCTCCCCGGAAGTGATGGCTGACGTCATTTGTGGACGTTTCAATGACGTCATTGGTAACGTCACCATTGTCGATTACCGGTCCCCGTACGAGTTCGAGGGCGGGCACATCAGAGGGGCTGTTAACTTGTACACGAAAGATGAGGTCAACAGCTTGCTTCAGAAACCTGTAGCTGACGACAATCGTTACGTGCTGATCTTCCACTGTGAATTCTCATCAGAAAGAGGGCCTAAAAT GTACCGGTTCCTGCGCGCGCAAGACCGGATGTTGAACAACGACAGTTACCCTCGACTCAACTTCCCGGAAGTGTACCTTCTCCAAGGCGGATACAAGGCCTTCTTCAACAAGTATCAG GACTTATGTGATCCGATCAGCTACAAACCCATGTTGCATGAGAACCACTCGGCCGATCTACGTCACTTCCGGGTGAAGTCTAAATCCTGGACAGGAGATGACGGCAATCAGAAGACAAGTAGACGCCACCGCAGTCGTCTAGGCCGCCATCTTAGTTTCTGA
- the LOC128226131 gene encoding M-phase inducer phosphatase 1-like, with amino-acid sequence MPLRLRLFDDVSSGFGHDCETSPAELEAVLTPRGPGNNAFCWGDNHGQDTPLSIEIPAKPFMRHRDAFDVRRSLFYGKRSADEDLMEETPKHSVKRAKDASGITQKSNERLNIGIINAVETLEIGNDMIADGSGEYTLPTIPGKHKDLMAISPDVMADVVHGCFNDVIGDVTIVDCRYPYEFEGGHIRGAVNMYTKDEVNSLLQKPVADGKRHVLIFHCEFSSERGPKMYRFLRAQDRMLNSDIYPRLNFPEVYLLHGGYKAFFNKYRDLCDPISYKPMLHENHAADLRHFRVKSKSWTGEDGKQTTSRRHRSRLGRHLSF; translated from the exons ATGCCGCTCAG ATTGAGACTGTTCGATGACGTCAGTTCCGGATTCGGTCACGACTGCGAGACTTCCCCTGCTGAACTCGAGGCCGTATTAACGCCAAGAGGACCAGGGAACAATGCTTTCTGCTGGGGAGACAATCATGGACAAGACACGCCTTTATCG ATTGAAATTCCCGCAAAACCGTTCATGCGACACCGCGATGCATTTGACGTCAGACGCAGCCTCTTTTACGGAAAGCGCTCTGCTGACGAAGACCTTATGGAAGAAACACCGAAACATTCAGTCAAAAGGGCCAAAGACGCTTCGGGCATAACGCAAAAATCCAATGAACGTTTAAATATCGGGATCATCAATGCGGTCGAAACGCTTGAAATCGGAAATGACATGATCGCTGATGGGTCAGGTGAATACACACTTCCGACAATTCCCGGAAAGCACAAAGACCTTATGGCCATCTCGCCGGACGTGATGGCTGATGTAGTTCATGGATGCTTCAATGACGTTATTGGTGACGTCACCATTGTTGATTGCCGGTACCCGTACGAGTTCGAGGGCGGGCACATCAGAGGGGCTGTAAACATGTACACGAAAGATGAGGTCAACAGCTTGCTTCAGAAACCTGTAGCTGACGGCAAGCGTCACGTGCTGATCTTCCACTGTGAATTCTCATCAGAAAGAGGGCCTAAAAT GTACCGGTTCCTACGCGCGCAAGACCGAATGTTGAACAGCGACATATACCCGCGTCTCAACTTCCCGGAAGTGTACCTACTCCATGGCGGATACAAGGCCTTCTTCAACAAGTATCGg GACCTGTGTGATCCAATCAGCTACAAACCCATGTTGCATGAGAACCATGCGGCCGACCTTCGTCACTTCCGAGTGAAGTCTAAATCCTGGACGGGGGAGGACGGCAAACAGACGACAAGTAGACGACACCGCAGTCGTCTAGGCCGCCATCTTAGTTTCTGA